One Portunus trituberculatus isolate SZX2019 chromosome 45, ASM1759143v1, whole genome shotgun sequence DNA segment encodes these proteins:
- the LOC123519222 gene encoding tigger transposable element-derived protein 1-like, producing the protein MPPNTTSLIQPMDQGVIRSFKAYYLRRTFKQAIRATEKGDKSLKEFWKGFNIYSAVKNIGESWAEVTQSNMNGVWKSVCPSLVNNFKGFDSDSVEETKSNCVKLGNELSLDIEESDINEVLDSHDSELNAEDLMELGKQTEADENDDVVLRQFTIKTWQALFKPWKKQWCSLKSKTQMQNALPEFTGQWKMQ; encoded by the coding sequence ATGCCACCAAACACAACGTCATTGATTCAGCCAATGGATCAAGGGGTGATCAGATCCTTCAAGGCCTATTACCTGAGAAGAACCTTCAAACAGGCCATCCGTGCAACagaaaaaggtgataaaagCCTGAAAGAGTTCTGGAAAGGTTTTAACATTTACAGTGCCGTGAAAAACATTGGAGAAAGTTGGGCTGAGGTTACACAGTCAAACATGAATGGTGTGTGGAAAAGCGTGTGTCCTAGCCTAGTGAATAACTTTAAAGGCTTTGATAGTGATAGTGTAGAGGAGACCAAGAGCAACTGTGTAAAGCTTGGGAATGAGTTAAGTCTGGACATAGAGGAGAGTGACATAAATGAGGTCCTCGATTCTCACGACTCAGAATTAAACGCCGAAGATCTGATGGAGCTGGGGAAACAAACAGAGGCTGATGAAAATGACGACGTAGTGTTACGGCAGTTTACAATAAAAACATGGCAAGCGCTTTTCAAGCCCTGGAAAAAGCAATGGTGTTCTTTGAAGAGCAAGACCCAAATGCAGAATGCTTTGCCAGAGTTCACAGGGCAATGGAAGATGCAGTGA